The Blautia obeum ATCC 29174 region TCGGACAGGTTTCCAATTCCTATATAAAAGATTTCCGGCTCATCATCTCCATCATACACAAAATCTACCCGCCCAAAGAACGGTGAATCCAGCATTTTCTTAAAACGTTTTCTTAGAAGAAACTGTTCTTCATTCGCATGCATCTGGTGGAACAGTGCCTGCTGGTTATCATAGTTCTCATAACCATACTCGTCCATCTCTGTATAGTTTTCCCAGTAATATTCATGCATATCCTCGACTTCTTTTTCACCTTCGAGAATTGCCTGATCGATCTGTGCAAGCCTTGTACAGAGACAGTTCAGCACATGCTGCAGATAATCTCTGCCATTTTCCATATTTGTCATAACTCATCAACCAATCATCATTTATTTTGCTGTGATTCTGCTTATCTTATCACATACACTACAGTCATCTGTAACCTGTTTATTTTCAGCTTATTTTACCAACTGTAAAAAATTATTATACCGAAAAAGGCGACTGCTGACAAGAGGTCTCCTGTCCAGCAGCCGCCCGGTGTCCTATTAATTATTTGTCAAACTGGCTGTTGTAAAGATCCGCATAGAATCCATTTGCTGCCAGGAGTTCTTTGTGATTTCCCTGCTCGATGATATCGCCATCCTTCATAACAAGGATCAGATCTGCATCTTTGATCGTAGAAAGTCTGTGTGCAATAACGAAGCTTGTTCTGCCCTTCATCAGGTTGTCCATTGCTTTCTGGATCTGCATTTCTGTTCGGGTATCGACAGAAGATGTTGCCTCATCAAGAATCAGGATCTTGTTGTCTGCAAGAATTGCTCTTGCAATGGTAAGAAGCTGTTTCTGTCCCTGAGAGATATTGCTTGTCTCCTCATCCAGTACCATCTGGTATCCGCCAGGCTGCTGCATGATGAAGTTATGGATATGAGCAGCCTTTGCCGCTGCAATAACTTCTTCATCGGTTGCATCCAGACGTCCGTAACGGATGTTTTCCATGATCGTTCCTGAGAAAAGCCAGGTGTCCTGAAGAACCATTCCGAACATTTCATGGAGCTCACTTCTGTTGAAGTTTCTGACATCATGGCCATCAACCTTGATCGCGCCTTTGTTTACATCATAGAAACGCATCAGAAGTTTTACCATGGTCGTTTTTCCCGCTCCGGTCGGACCTACGATAGCTACCTTCTGGCCATCATGCACATCTGCTGAAAAATCATGCACGATGATCTTATCCGGATTATAGCCAAACTCTACATGCTCAAACTGTACATTTCCGTTGAGTCCTTCGATAGAATCCGGATTTTCCGGCTGCTGTACTTCTTCCTCTTCATCTAGGAATTCAAACACACGCTCGGATGCTGCAGCTGAAGACTGCAGAAGGTTTGTAACCTGAGCGATCTGCTGGATTGGCTGTGTAAAGTTACGGATATACTGGAAGAAGGACTGGATATCACCAACTTCGATGGAACCTTTGATAACAAAAACACCACCAAGAAGTGCAACCATCACATATCCGAGGTTTCCTACAAACTGCATGATCGGCATCATCATTCCTGAGAAGAACTGAGATTTCCATGCTGATTCGTAGAGCTTTTTGTTGTCCTTTTCAAATTCCTCCAGAACATCATTTTCTTTGTTGAAAACTCTTACCACATCATGGCCGCCAAAGTTTTCTTCGATCTGGCCATTGACTGCACCAAGGTAATTCTGCTGTGCCTGGAAATATTTCTGTGAATGCTTCATCACTGTCTGAATGATAAACATAGATACCGGCAGGATCAGAAGTGCTGCCAGTGTCATCCACACATTGATGGACAGCATCATAATAAATACACCGATCAGTGTTGTTACGGATGTGATCAGCTGGGTCAGACTCTGGTTCAGACTCATTTGCAGAGTATCGACATCGTTTGTTACTCTTGAGAGGATCTCACCGTTTGTTCTGCTCTCAAAATAATTGAGCGGCAGTTTATTGATCTTCTTTGAAATATCTTTTCTTAAATTATAGGTTACATCATTGGAGATTCCTGTCATGATCCATCCCTGGATAAAGGAAAAACATGCACTTGCCAGATATAATCCCAATGTCCATAGCAGGATCATTCCGATCTTGCCAAAATTAATGCCTCCGGTTCCGTTTACCTTGGCAACCAGGCCGTTGAAAAGCTCTGTCGTTGCTTTACCAAGGATCTTAGGTCCTGCAATATTAAAAACAGTTCCTGCAACCGCAAAGATAAATACCATTACAAAACGTAATTTATAACGGCTCATATAACGGAACAATTTTCCCATTGAACCTTTAAAATCTTTTGCTTTTTCTGTCGGGCGCATTCCAGGTCCATGACCGCCCATCGGTCCGCGTCGTCTCTGTCCACTCATGCCAATTCCTCCTCTGACAGCTGACTCATTGCAATCTGACGATAAACTTCACAGTTTTTCATCAGTTCTCCATGAGTACCAATTCCTGCCATATGTCCATCATCCAGTACAATGATCTTGTCTGCATTCAGGATCGTGCTGATACGCTGTGCAACAATGATCGTTGTAGCATCTTTGGTATGTTCTTTCAGAGCCTTACGCAGAGTACTGTCAGTCTTGAAATCCAGAGCGGAAAAGCTGTCGTCAAAAATAAATATCTCCGGTTTCTTGGCGATCGCTCTTGCAATTGAAAGCCGCTGCTTCTGTCCGCCGGATACGTTTGTTCCGCCCTGAGCGATCGGAGAAGCATATTTCTCTGGTTTCGCATCAATAAATTCTGTTGCCTGAGCAACCTCTGCTGCTTCTTTTACTTCTGTTTCTGAAATATCAGTCTTGCCGTAGCGGATATTGGAATCGATCGTACCGGAGAAAAGGACTCCCTTCTGTGGAACATATCCAAGTCTGGATCGTACTTCTTTCTGAGTCATTTCACGAACATCCACTCCGTCGACAAGAACACGGCCTTCTGTCACATCATAGAAACGAGGAATCAGATTGATCAGTGTGCTCTTTCCGCTTCCGGTACTTCCGATCACGGCGATCGTTTCGCCCTTTTCTGCCTTAAAGGAGATGTCGCTGATGACGTTTTCGCCTGCTTCCGGATATGCAAAACTTACATGGTCGAATTCAACGGTTCCTTTGACATTCGCCTCTGGCTGAACCGGATTTTCCGGATCTGTTATGCTGACTTTTGTATTGAGTACATCGTTGATACGAAGTGCTGCAACATTTGCTCTTGGGAGCATAATGGACATTGCTGTGATCATCAGGAAGGACATGATGATCTGCATTGCATACTGAATGAATGCCATAACATTACCAACCTGCATGGTTCCATTGTCTACTGCATAAGATCCACTGTAGATGATCAGCACAGAGACACCATTCATAATGAGCATCATCGTCGGCATCATAAAAGTCATACATCTGTTAACAAACAGGTTTGTCTTTGTAAGTCTTAGATTTGCCTCTTCAAAACGTTCTTCTTCGTGTTTTTCACGGCTGAATGCGCGGATAACAGGGATACCTGTCAGGATCTCACGTGTTACCAGGTTCAGTTTGTCAACCAGAGTCTGCAGTATTGTAAACTTAGGCATTGCCACCTGGAACAGAACAACGATCACAACAAGGATCAGGCCTACTGCAAGACCAAGGATCCATGTCATAGAAGAATCCGTCTTCAATACACGGATCACGCCACCGATACCAAGGATCGGCGCATATAGTACGATACGGAAAAACATTGCCATTACCTGCTGCACCTGCTGAATATCGTTTGTGCATCGGGTGATCAGGGATGCTGTTGAGAATTTATGGTATTCACGGCTTGAGAATGAAATAACTTTATTGTACACTGCATTTCTCAGGTCATGACCAAGCGCTGCTGCCACTCTGGATGAAAGAAATACCACGCAGATTGCGCAGAGCATGGTGATAAGTGCCATTCCCAGCATCTTAACGCCTGAGATTTTGATGTAATGCATCTGGATCGCATCGACATCCTCACCCATTGCCTCGTATTCACTCTTTACATAAGCTACACCAGCCTGTGTAAGGATGGATGGCTGCATCTTGTCAATCTTCTCACTGATCTTCTCGATCATTGAGGTCAGAGCTTCCTCTGGCAGCTGAGCGATTGCCTGCATCGGATCTGTTCCTTCCGGAACTCCCATCTTTGCAAGCATCTCATTTACTTCGTCACTGCCGGATGAAAAGCTTGCAGCTATCATCATCGGTTTTGTTAAAATATCGTTGAGTTTCTCTCGTTCCTCAGATTTTACATCATCTTTTAGTACGAGGTTGTCCCCATCTTCTTCATAATAGGAATCTATGGTTTCTTTTTCCTCTTCATCCATAAATAATTTCAGATTATCCATGGATGTTTTTCTGATCTTTTCAGGTACACTGTCTTCGATACCACTTTGCTGGATTCCCACATTAACGATCTTGGATGTGTAATCCGGCAGTGACAGATCGCAGTAAGCCTGAAGAAACAGAAGTGCTATGATCAGTACTACATAGCCAGCTGATTTTTTCAGATATTTCATCAGTTTGATCACTTTTGCTGCCTCTCTTTCCTGGTGTTGTTCTTACCGGATGCAACCGGTATTTTTTCAATGTTCTCTGTGATCTGGTCCAGAAATCTTCGCAGAAGGCAAAGGTCTTCTTCGCTGAAACCATCGAGAAGTATTTTCTCGTTATCCTGCACCTTCTTCATGCCACTTTCTTTGGCCTGCTTGCCTTTTTCTGTCATATAGATTCTTGAGATACGCTGATCTTTTTCATCGGCTTCTCTGTAAAGGAATCCCGCTTTTTCCAGGCGTTGGACAGTTACGTTGACAGTCGGTGGTTTGATGTGCAGTTTTTCTGCGATCTCGCGCTGGCTCAGTCCGTCTTTGTGTGCCAATAGACCGAGCACCGGTATCTGTCCCGGATAGATTCCCAGTTCCTGCATCTGTCCAAAGCATTTGGCCATAAAACGCCGGTCAATCCGCATAAACATTGTGAGAATACTGGATTTATACTCTCTCTGACAAAAGTCTGGTTCTTCATCTGTAAACAAGTCTTCACCTCCATGTGATGTCTGTTGTTTTGATTAGTCGGCTATTGATTAGTCGGCTAATTGTTTATTATATGCATTTGTGCAGAAAATGCAACTGTTTTTGTAGATTTCACAAAAAAATCAGATTTGACGCCGAGTATAAAGATTCTAGAAATGGAAATAAATATGAATTAATATATAGTTTACGCCGAGTATTAAAGACTCCTGGCGTGGAAACGGCTTCGGAATTCAGAAATACTAGGGATATTCTCAGCCTGTTAAATTCATGGATTAAAAGTGCATAACTCGCTTACGCTCAGACAATGCACTTTTTAATCCATAACACAGTCTGATACTATCCTGAGTATTTCTAAGAATTCCTGCAGATGTTTCCCTCTCAGGAGTCTTTAATACTCGGCTGTTGATCTATATTTATCTGCGTGTGGAATAACCATTCAGGAGGCTTGATACTCGGCTGTGAGTTGTATTTATCTGCGTGTGGAGTAACCATTCAGGAGGCTTTATGTTCGGCGACCCCCTCCCCCCAACGCCACACTAACAAGTATAAAGTACGGTGCGAGGGAAACAAAAAAGAACTCCAGCAAGGATGGAATCTGGAGTTATCATCTGAAGTTGGTTCGCCTGAAAAACTTCGTGAAGGCATCAGGTCGTACAGGTTTTTGCGTTGATACAGAAAATGCTGCTGTTTGAGCATCTTTAGATGCGAGTTCAGCATTTTCTGTATCGGTTTTAGCAAAAGCATGTACACCTTGATGACTTAGAAGTTTTGAATTGAACCAACTTCAGATAATAACGCTCGGATTCACTTTCCTTCTGAAGTTCTTCTTTCAATTTCCCAACACCGGGAATTCTTTATACAAACTGATTAAGCTCGGCATCGTACTGGTAATCAATCGACGCGAGTTTCTTTATCAGCCCCTCCCTGGACAACTCCTTATCTTTAAGGAAATCGTCCAGGGAATCATAATAATCTCTAAGCTGTGTATTGACATAGCTCAACAGCATCACTGGATCCTTTGGTATCATAGGTACCTCCTGTTACTTCCTGTGACTGCGCGCCATATCCACAGCCACATTTATTTCGTATTAATCACAAACTCTCCGTCTTTGACATCCAGTACCAGTGTATCGCCTGCATGAACATCCCCGGAAAGGATCTTCTTGGCTGCAAGTGTTTCCACATAGTTCTGCAGATAACGTTTCAGTGGACGAGCTCCGTAAACCGGATCATATCCATTTTCGATTACCTGTGTTCTGGCTGCATCTGTCAGTTCAAGAGAAAGCTCCTGGTCTGCCAGACGGTCGCTGAGTTCTTTGACCATAAGGTCGACTATGCCACCAATATTATCTTTTGTCAATGGTTTGAAGAGAATAATCTCATCCAGACGGTTCAGAAATTCCGGACGGAAGTGTCCACGCAGGTCATTCATAACCTGTTCCTGAGCTTCTGGTTTGATCTCGCCGTTTTCATCAATTCCCTCAAGAAGATACGGGGAACCAATGTTGGAGGTCATGATCAGAATGGTATTCTTAAAGTCTACAGTTCTGCCCTGAGAATCTGTAATTCGTCCATCATCCAGTACCTGAAGAAGTACATTGAATACATCCGGATGTGCTTTTTCAATCTCATCAAACAGTACTACACTGTATGGTTTACGACGAACAGCTTCTGTCAGCTGGCCGCCTTCTTCGTATCCAACATATCCCGGAGGCGCTCCGATCAGACGAGATACAGAATATTTCTCCATGTACTCACTCATATCGATTCGTACCATATTCTGTTCGTCATCAAACAGCGTTGCTGCCAGAGTTTTTGCAAGTTCTGTCTTACCAACACCGGTAGGTCCAAGGAAAAGGAATGAACCGATTGGTTTGGTCGGATCTTTGATACCTGCTTTGGAACGAAGGATTGCATCTGTCACAAGACGTACACCTTCATCCTGTCCGATCACACGTTTATGCAGTTCATCTTCCAGGCCAAGGAGTTTTGTTCTCTCTCCCTCAGTAAGTTTGGTTACCGGGATGCCTGTCCAACGAGAAATGATTCTTGCAATCTCATCGTCTGTAACTGCCTCATGCACCAGGCTGCGGTCACTTTCTTTGACCTGTTTTTCCTCAATCTCCAGCTGCTGCTGAAGTTTTGGAAGTTCTCCATACTGCAGCTCGGCTGCTTTTTCCAGATCGTAGTTCTGTTTTGCTTTCTGGATCTGCTTGTTGATATCCTCGATCTGCTCACGTAATTTCTGGAGCTTCTCTACAGAATGTTTCTCATTATCCCACTGTGCTTTCTGAGTATTGAAGGTGTCTCTCATTTCTGCAAGTTCTTTCTGCAGGTCTGCCAGACGTTCTTTACTCAGATTATCTGTTTCTTTCTTAAGAGCAGATTCCTCAATCTCTAACTGCATGATCTTACGTCTCTGTTCATCCAGCTCTGTCGGCATGGAATCCAGTTCTGTCTTGATCAGTGCGCATGCTTCATCGACAAGGTCGATTGCTTTGTCAGGAAGAAATCTGTCGGTAATGTATCTGTGAGAAAGGGTTGCTGCCGCAACAAGGGCACTGTCTGTGATCTTAACACCATGGAATACTTCGTATCTTTCTTTCAGGCCACGAAGAATGGAAATGGTATCTTCTACTGTCGGCTCATCAACCATGACTGGCTGGAAACGACGTGCAAGAGCAGCGTCTTTTTCAATGTACTGGCGATACTCATCCAGTGTGGTTGCACCAATACAGTGCAGCTCACCTCTGGCAAGCATAGGTTTCAGCATGTTGCCTGCGTCCATTGCACCGTCTGTTTTGCCGGCGCCGACGATCAGATGAAGTTCATCGATGAAGAGG contains the following coding sequences:
- a CDS encoding DUF4250 domain-containing protein, whose amino-acid sequence is MIPKDPVMLLSYVNTQLRDYYDSLDDFLKDKELSREGLIKKLASIDYQYDAELNQFV
- a CDS encoding MarR family winged helix-turn-helix transcriptional regulator, which translates into the protein MFTDEEPDFCQREYKSSILTMFMRIDRRFMAKCFGQMQELGIYPGQIPVLGLLAHKDGLSQREIAEKLHIKPPTVNVTVQRLEKAGFLYREADEKDQRISRIYMTEKGKQAKESGMKKVQDNEKILLDGFSEEDLCLLRRFLDQITENIEKIPVASGKNNTRKERQQK
- a CDS encoding ABC transporter ATP-binding protein; the encoded protein is MKYLKKSAGYVVLIIALLFLQAYCDLSLPDYTSKIVNVGIQQSGIEDSVPEKIRKTSMDNLKLFMDEEEKETIDSYYEEDGDNLVLKDDVKSEEREKLNDILTKPMMIAASFSSGSDEVNEMLAKMGVPEGTDPMQAIAQLPEEALTSMIEKISEKIDKMQPSILTQAGVAYVKSEYEAMGEDVDAIQMHYIKISGVKMLGMALITMLCAICVVFLSSRVAAALGHDLRNAVYNKVISFSSREYHKFSTASLITRCTNDIQQVQQVMAMFFRIVLYAPILGIGGVIRVLKTDSSMTWILGLAVGLILVVIVVLFQVAMPKFTILQTLVDKLNLVTREILTGIPVIRAFSREKHEEERFEEANLRLTKTNLFVNRCMTFMMPTMMLIMNGVSVLIIYSGSYAVDNGTMQVGNVMAFIQYAMQIIMSFLMITAMSIMLPRANVAALRINDVLNTKVSITDPENPVQPEANVKGTVEFDHVSFAYPEAGENVISDISFKAEKGETIAVIGSTGSGKSTLINLIPRFYDVTEGRVLVDGVDVREMTQKEVRSRLGYVPQKGVLFSGTIDSNIRYGKTDISETEVKEAAEVAQATEFIDAKPEKYASPIAQGGTNVSGGQKQRLSIARAIAKKPEIFIFDDSFSALDFKTDSTLRKALKEHTKDATTIIVAQRISTILNADKIIVLDDGHMAGIGTHGELMKNCEVYRQIAMSQLSEEELA
- a CDS encoding ABC transporter ATP-binding protein, translated to MSGQRRRGPMGGHGPGMRPTEKAKDFKGSMGKLFRYMSRYKLRFVMVFIFAVAGTVFNIAGPKILGKATTELFNGLVAKVNGTGGINFGKIGMILLWTLGLYLASACFSFIQGWIMTGISNDVTYNLRKDISKKINKLPLNYFESRTNGEILSRVTNDVDTLQMSLNQSLTQLITSVTTLIGVFIMMLSINVWMTLAALLILPVSMFIIQTVMKHSQKYFQAQQNYLGAVNGQIEENFGGHDVVRVFNKENDVLEEFEKDNKKLYESAWKSQFFSGMMMPIMQFVGNLGYVMVALLGGVFVIKGSIEVGDIQSFFQYIRNFTQPIQQIAQVTNLLQSSAAASERVFEFLDEEEEVQQPENPDSIEGLNGNVQFEHVEFGYNPDKIIVHDFSADVHDGQKVAIVGPTGAGKTTMVKLLMRFYDVNKGAIKVDGHDVRNFNRSELHEMFGMVLQDTWLFSGTIMENIRYGRLDATDEEVIAAAKAAHIHNFIMQQPGGYQMVLDEETSNISQGQKQLLTIARAILADNKILILDEATSSVDTRTEMQIQKAMDNLMKGRTSFVIAHRLSTIKDADLILVMKDGDIIEQGNHKELLAANGFYADLYNSQFDK
- the clpB gene encoding ATP-dependent chaperone ClpB — translated: MNISKFTQKSVQAVQDLEKVAYEYGNQEVEQEHLLYALLTQEDSLILKLIEKMEINKDYFINTVKKALDAKVKVSGGDLRFGQYLNKSLVNAENEAKAMGDEYVSVEHLFLSLLTQPSPSMKKIFNEFGITRERFLQALSTVRGNQRVVSDNPEATYDTLNKYGEDLVEKARNQKLDPVIGRDAEIRNIIRILSRKTKNNPVLIGEPGVGKTAAIEGLAQRIVAGDVPEGLKEKKIFALDMGALVAGAKYRGEFEERLKAVLEEVKKSEGEIILFIDELHLIVGAGKTDGAMDAGNMLKPMLARGELHCIGATTLDEYRQYIEKDAALARRFQPVMVDEPTVEDTISILRGLKERYEVFHGVKITDSALVAAATLSHRYITDRFLPDKAIDLVDEACALIKTELDSMPTELDEQRRKIMQLEIEESALKKETDNLSKERLADLQKELAEMRDTFNTQKAQWDNEKHSVEKLQKLREQIEDINKQIQKAKQNYDLEKAAELQYGELPKLQQQLEIEEKQVKESDRSLVHEAVTDDEIARIISRWTGIPVTKLTEGERTKLLGLEDELHKRVIGQDEGVRLVTDAILRSKAGIKDPTKPIGSFLFLGPTGVGKTELAKTLAATLFDDEQNMVRIDMSEYMEKYSVSRLIGAPPGYVGYEEGGQLTEAVRRKPYSVVLFDEIEKAHPDVFNVLLQVLDDGRITDSQGRTVDFKNTILIMTSNIGSPYLLEGIDENGEIKPEAQEQVMNDLRGHFRPEFLNRLDEIILFKPLTKDNIGGIVDLMVKELSDRLADQELSLELTDAARTQVIENGYDPVYGARPLKRYLQNYVETLAAKKILSGDVHAGDTLVLDVKDGEFVINTK